DNA from Carassius auratus strain Wakin unplaced genomic scaffold, ASM336829v1 scaf_tig00035888, whole genome shotgun sequence:
AGAGCACGTGCATATTCGTTGAGATGGCCTCTCGTCCACTTGATTGCATTCTCTGAAATAGTAGTGATGTCCAAAATAACCCTCCCAGCATACGCCAAGATCTATATTAGTGGGGGAAAGAAGTGTGAGGGTCATTTGAGATGATGTTGTAGCAGAGAGGGTTCTGGTTACAGACAGGTCACCCATGCAGCACCAGCTGACAATGTTTTAATACCTGGGAGTGATCGGTCACAAATTGATCTGCGTGTGCCATGCTATTCAAGTTCAAATCTGTGTCCCTGACCTGCCCTAATTCTTCCAGATTGGTTCTCTGGTGTCAGACCAGTGAATGTCAGATGTAAGACTCATATCAGTAATGATGTACCTATTATTTGATACGCTTGTTAGACACTGAGCTGTAATTTAGGTCAAATTTGGATTTCAAATTTCGGTGTACTGatatgtaattaattataaaaataggcCTTTACATCTGTTTAATAACTCGTACTGGTTCTGCTGTCTGAGTGTGTGATTTTCACAACAGCAATTTGCAGCCCCATGGCTATTGCCATAGTAACTGTCCAACTCTTCATCAGCTGCTGCGGTGACTGCCTCTCTGTCTGGCCTGCATGCAATGTGTGAATTTGCTGGCTTGCTTGTAAAATTtaggggttggtaagatttatttatttatatattattcgttttttatttatttagctgctTTGAAagtagtttcttatgctcaccaaggctgaatttatttgatcaaaaatacaaagaaaaacattgattgtaaaatattactgcaATTCCAAATaagtgttttccattttaatgtattttgaaatgtagttcctccctttgatggcaaagctgaattttcggcagCCATTATTCAattcttgagtgtcacatgatatttcagaaattattctaatatgctgatttggtgcttaagaaacatttcttttaaatatcagTGTTGTGGATTCCATGgtgcttttttcaggattctttggtgaatagaaagtacgaaagaacagcattttttaaaaatagaaatattttatacaacaacataaaagaatataaaagtcttgactgtcacttttgatcaatctgatgcatccttgctgaataaaaatattaatttatttaaaaagagaacaatcttttgaactgtagtgtacacAACAAACATATGGTCAATGTTTTAACTCACCTTTTCCTTGTATTGCGTAGTTGAGggtttttctgtagtttttagtTGTCAGTTCAGTTTATTAGTGTCTATTGTCTTGGGAACACAACTTATACAATCATTGTAATCAATCTCTGTATCTCTTTCTAGCTTTTCCATGGTTTGGAATGGATATCGGTGGTACTTTAGTAAAGCTTGTTTACTTCGAGCCAAAAGACATCACTGAAGAAGAGGAGCTGGAAGAGGTGGAGAATCTGAAGAGCATACGCAGGTACCTCACCTCCAACACGGCCTATGGTAAAACCGGCGTCCGTGATGTACACCTGGAGCTGCACAACCTGACAATCTGCGGTCGCACAGGGAACCTTCACTTCATCCGCTTCCCCACCGCTGCTATGCACAGATTCATCCAGATGGGCAGAGATAAGCACTTCTCCAGTCTGCACACCACACTGTGTGCCACCGGTGGCGGGGCATACAAGTTTGAGAACGACTTCAGAACGGTAAGAAGATGGACCACAGCATGGTTTTCAATCTGGTTTGATGGTTAAATCAAATGTTAAACATACAGCTATgtaatatgtatgtattatggagaccaatgagatttcacaaagaatacaataaaaaaataaaatatatttactttaaaaatatatattttagaaattatttgtaatatactttaaaattaaattataaaatgtgatggcaaagctttcagcagccattactctgctcttcagtgtcacatgacccttcagaaatcattctgatgtcatgattttgttctttaaacattaatatttttgtggaagctgtgatacatttattttctaaagttcaaaagaacagtatttatttgaaatgtaaatgttttgcaacagtataaatgtctttaatgcaacttttgactaatttactgcatccttgctgaatcattctgacacaaacttttgaactttagtattgtattatatatcttgttttaaggatgtttaattTAAAACTCACCTAAACTGACCTATAAAAACATAAAGGTCTCTCTTTGATAAAGGCCtaactgttaaatgtaaaatctttttctttaattaaacatGTGTCATCAGGAAATATGTTGAAGGGATGAAATTTGAATAGTCATGAATCCTGTTTTTGTATCGTAGATGGCAGACCTAGAGCTGCTGAAGTTGGATGAGCTGGACTGTCTGATCCAGGGGCTGCTGTACATAGACTCGGTCGGTTTTAACGATCATCCCGAGTGTTATTACTTTGAGAACCCCTCCGACACACAGAACTGCATCAAGGAACCCTGCTGTCTTGACAACCTTTTTCCCATGTTACTGGTCAACATTGGCTCAGGCGTCAGCATTCTAGCAGTGTACACCAAGGACAACTACAAACGAGTGACAGGCACCAGGTCAGTACGGCTGAGCAACATGCACCATCTAGAAGACACCTACAAATAAGAGTCGTCAGTAACATGGCCAGACGTAGTCCAGGCCCATCTAAACTTGTTAATTAGAATTTACATTGGTTTGACAGATTCTAATGCCGTTTCAAGAGCACTGCACTTTTAATTACTATGTGATAAAATTTGTGGTTTTGTCCATTTGTttccaaaatgttttaatgactaTAATGGCTGAAAAAACTATTTGCTGCTTCTGTATTTTCTATGAGTAACTTTAATCGAGATCCATCAATGCCCTAGAGCTTTTATCTTAAAAGTTATCTCTCCAGCATGAAATATGAGTTTACCATTTGCTAACTGCATGAACTTGATAGTTTCCTCATCTTTCATGGACACAGAATCAAAAGCCTGTTAGAAGCACAAGAACACAATATCACCTCCTTCTGTGTCAATGTTTTCCTGTGAAACATGAGACTGAAATCTGTGATTGACAACAGAGTAGGTTAAGTTTACTGACTGTAAGTCGATGGATGAGCATTTTAAATGTGGTTGTACCAGAATGGAACAGCCTTTCAGCCATGATTGCCAGAAGGGAGGAGATTTGTCAGGAGTAGTCAAAGCAGATGTGCAAATCTGTCGCACTTGCAGGAGGTTTAGGAACTACCACATTTTATAAACCTCTGTGTGTGTTTCCCTGTCAGTTTGATCCTGTTTAGTTTAGTCATTTATGTATGTGTACCACATTCATCTACactattgtgtttttaaaataagtattttatgttGTTCACCAAAGCTGTGTTTGTTCGATTAATGTTAAATCAGTGTTTAttcgttttaaaataatttgtaatgatttctggaggatcaagactggaataatggctgctgaaaattcaactttgccatgataggaataaattacattttaaattgtaatcaattactattttcactgtatttttgatcacataaacgCAGCATtaatgagaataagagacttcttccaaaaacataaaatctgaattattccaaACTCTCGGTAgagtatttgttatattatgtgTGACAtagatcttgttttgtgtttcagtgaCCACAAAACTTGTTGTTAGTCTCCTTTTGTAAGCTAGTCTGCTTTTGACCTGTTTTTTGACATAGTTTAAATAGTGGTCACTAGGTcatgttttttctctctttagTCTTGGTGGAGGGACGTTTTTGGGGCTTTGCTGCCTGTTGACTGGTTGTGAGACATTTGAAGAGGCCCTTGAAATGGCCAGCAAAGGGGACAGCACCAATGTGGACAAACTGGTGAAGGACATCTATGGAGGAGACTACCAGCGCTTCGGCCTGCAAGGGTCCGCCGTGGCTTCAAGGTACAAAAGACACTGTGTCCATGGTATCAGGTCACAAAGATCCACAAATGAAATTTGCTACGGAGCTGTATTTATTGAGATTGTGTGTAGTCTTCTCTGTTTTATGTGGCATACATGCAGTTTGCtatcaatttttaaaaaaaaaattctatatactTTTCAAGGCTCCAGACTCCGCCTAAAACGGTTGCATTTGggaccaaaaatattaatttgcaagTGACATTTTTGCTGATGAACCCATCATATCTTTCCTATTACTAATAtagtacaaaataaacatgaatggacATCAAAAGGTTTAAGATACAATACAATTACTGAAATGGCTCATGTAATCGCTCTTTCAGTGTTTCAAACTGCTGAAAATGTGTAAAGCTTGTAAACAATgccacataaaaatacatttacctCAGGATAACCATTCGGTGTCCATTAGCTCATTAGTCAGCtagaaaaaataactataaagtattttgctaaatatatctACTATATTgcagattcatatttttacttaacaTATTGTCTGCATGATTAGAAAGAATGCAAGGAGCTATAGATAAAATTCAACACCacctgtataatataatataaatgttactAATGAAGAAAAACAGACTGGATTTGTGCAAGACATATGACAACATTTAtaggatgcattgaggaggagCCCAAACTAAACTCAATGGCCAAGTGATACTGATATAATTGTGGTCTATGATATTGGCACAGATTCTGTGCAATTAATTATTTGTGACTGTACATAGTTCTCAAGTTGGAAAAGACGTTTAgttcccactttaagtgaaccaTAGTTCCCAGGACATCTACAAGATAgtttaaaatgctgataaagacAAGAAAAGATGAGGCATAAACACGACCGTATCACTGACAtgttagtgttaaaaaaaaatatatatatatatatatatatatatatatatatatatatatatatatatatatatatatatatatatatatatatttataaaatactgtggcacttaaaaaaataatttgtcccTCTAATTTAGTTTCTTATAGGAGCCAGTGGctccttcatttatttttttatttttttacgaagCCCTGCTTTTATTCAGCACAGATGCATGTAGTTAATTTAAAgatggcagtaaagacatttagaatctTATAAATCATTGcatgtatgtattatttatatatagtctatttttattttactggttatttttgttttattgtatttatcatAACTACACAATCTACATTGATTTAGATGCATAGTCTATAGAAACTGCAATATCAATATTCAGCCCTATGTTATTATGAAACTAGTAGATAAACTGGTCTCTTTCTGTGAGTGTCTGATAGATCGATACATAAAtatgtgcttgtgtttttattGTAGCTTTGGCCACATGATGAGCAAAGAGAAGAGGGACAGTATTTCTAAAGAGGACTTGGCCCGAGCTACACTCGTCACTATCACCAACAACATTGGCTCCATTGCACGCATGTGTGCGGTTAATGAGGTGtgttatgtttttgtgtgtgtgcgtctgtgtgctGTCAGCAGCAGCTGTGAGCATCTGTCTGGCCACTCTGGGCTTCTCTACAGTGTTGCCTTGTAGCCTGGTGATCAAGCAGCATTGTACAGGGCTTTCAGGGCGTACAGAACACCATCAGAGCAGAAACCAACAGTACCCCGGtttacccattttttttttttttttaagcacattaGGTAGTATCTATGAAAAGATGATGATGGCAAATGATTTGAATTTTACTAGAAACAGCTATTTGAGCACCTTCTATAAAAACCCTTTTTAAAGGAATTGCTTGTGCCAGGACTCCCCCTGTTTGTGCTGGAGAAGTACTGCAGGAATCAACCTGCCAAAGCACTAGGCTTGAGCCTAGTgactagtcccagactaaaatgctgttttaattgaAGAAACTTGAACTGACATATCTTTAAATATCTAAGTGTCCTtgatttgtctcaagatgcacaccagtaatgttttattttctaagACATGTTTATAAAAAccacttaaatgtcctaattgaactattgCTTAAtagtctgtgaaaccaggccttaGACTTAAAACAGGCCCACATGGAATATAGGCCTGCAGAAAGGATGCAGTACTCAGCACTcagtttaaatgattaaatagtgtctaaatctatttaaatattcaaaaattcaGGAGATTTTCTTGCAAAATGAGTGCggaaaatgtgaaaaacatcCACACATTCTGTCTGGTCCTGGTCATACTGAGTGATGTTTCTGTTTCGTCCTGTAGAAGATTGAGCGGGTTGTGTTTGTGGGTAACTTTCTGCGTATAAACACTGTGTCGACAAAGCTTCTTGCCTATGCTATGGACTTCTGGTCCAAGGGCCAGCTGAGGGCCCTTTTCCTGGAACATGAGGTAATTCTCTCAGTGTTTTAATCATTGATTTGgtcaaatattttgaaatacactATCTTTCAAaagatttgatcttttttttttatgactatgTTTAGTCTATTATGCacacccaggctgcatttatttgataaaaaaaatacagtaaaaaataattttatgacctactatgatgatttaaaataactgttttctattttaatgtattttaaaatgtaatttatttatgtgatggcaaagctgcattttcagcagccattactccagtcttcagcatcattctaatatgccaatttAGGTGTCAAGAAatcattattaattttgaaaatagTTATGCTccttaatatatattgttttctggaaAGTTCAggaatttttttctaaatagaaagttcaaacatAACTGCATTTAATTGAAACCGGAATATTTCATAACAGTGTAAAAGTAATCACTGCCACTATTGAGCTGTTCATGTGTCCTCACTAAATACTGAGACTTTTGAAACAGTGTCTAACAGTGAAGATTCTCAGAATGATTATTTTATAGAGCAGTAGTTTaatgaaaatatgtatatttatatgcacacttatatgtgtgtatgtatgtttcagGGATACTTTGGAGCCGTCGGTGCTTTTCTAGACCTGCTGAAGTCGGCTGATGACACATAAAGGAAATCATCATCTCCTATCATCCAGAAGCTCCAACAGGAAAACTGGAATACTGGGAACACTGGGAAATTTAATAGAAGCCACTATAGTAATTAACCTGTAAATAACCCTTAAAATAAgattctaaataatatttttatgactaaCTTAGTCTCCCTCAGACTTCCAACTTTTTTCCATTTATACTGTTTGTAAATCTCATTGTGTAGTGAACAGGGAGAGTTTATATGGTGGCCAAAACCTGCTGTGTTAAGGTTTTGCTATGGTGAGAGTATTCAGCGTTAACTGCTGTTTCTAGGCCTGGTTAAATAATGGGCCTttcagagggttttttttttttggtgttaaaCTGCTGTTCagaccccaaatgatgtttgACACACTGTTCGAGTTGATTTTCAAGTCTCAGGTCTGTGTTAAATGTGTGCAGACTTCTTGTAGTAAAGGCATTGGTCTTTACACAGCATAGAGCAACCTTTCTCTGGTTGCATCTCTTTTCACTCTTCCTCTTCACTACAATTAACAGTTTTCCATGCGTTTATATGCCTGAAAGTAATTTTAAACGGTTCGATGTTGGAATTATATTGGAATAGTTGaacgttttaaaaatatatatttacactgaTTCACATGAAGCCTTTACTTTATAAAATGATACACAGGAAGCTCAGGGTGTCTCACTTTTATTTTTGAGAGGGAATTCTGTGGGACCAAGTGGCCAGTTTGACAGGCACTTCAGATAGAAAGCTCTCCTAACGTCCCACATTTTTGTTGTCTTTGTCCAGCTTTGCCTCTTTTTCATCTTGCCTTTTCCCATTCTTTTTCCCATCTAAACCAAAGCTACTTCAGTCATCTTTATCTGAATGCACACagttatatactgtatgcatataCCTCCTCTTTGGTTACTTTCTTATCTATAATGGTACGAAGAGTACTTGAAGTAGCCGTGTGGTGACAAAACATAAAGTCAGTACGACAGCAGTTACCCACAACCCCCCATTCCTCTGTAAGCAACTGTGTTTCCACTGTAGTGCCAAAGTGAGACGGGAGGAGTCAAACCAGACAGCCTGTCAGTGCAAGCATTCCTGCTTCACCAGGCCATGAACCACATTACTTCTCTTAAAAGTTGCCTAGTATAAGAGTATTTCTAAGATGAAGTTCAATATcatatgtcatttaaaaataaaaacaccactcTCTTACTATTTAACTCTATCGTTCATTTCTCCTTGCTGTCTTTCTTGCCTTCTGTGTGATCGTTCTCCTCCGTTAACATTTGTGGCTGTTTTTAGgttgtgcttttattttatttcttcttttttttttttttttacttttataattttttttttttttgggggggggggggtttccaAGGTAATGTCACAGAAAAATCTGAATTTGATTTTGGGGGCCTCACGTTAACCGGAATATTATTTTCTTCTtccagaattttttattttttattatattttctttgtaatttctttttttttttttttttataaaataaaaaacagtgcagttaaaatgtcatataccattataatatataaataaggctTTGGTTGGCCTtgtatatttgcatttaattatttaacagcATATTTTGGGTACAACATTTGACAGTCATTGTGTGATTTGATTTTAATTCTGTTattatggacttttttttttttaatgtatgaaaaCCCCTCATTCTAGATTAGGCTGCTCTTTTCAACCAAACAGTGTATAAATCTGAAAACCGTAAGCTTTATGGATGATTAACATTCATGAAGATTGTACATTTATGGTATTGACAATTTGTTCTTGCCACATAATCTTAGTAAGATGCAAGTATGAGCATGTTTCAAGTGTTCAAGCCTGTGTAATTGCACTGCACATTTCTATGCTATACTCAGAGCTGTTATCCATTGCACATTAGACTTAGTACAGCTTCATGTTTTGCAGACATTGGTATGGTTTGAAAAGTTACTTTTGTTGTCATACCAGTAAGCAGCAAAACTGGCTCCCAGTTACAGCAATTGTATTTAGTACAGAAACAACACACAGACCTTAAAGTCTAAAATACAACTCCTTAGAGATCATATATAAGTATATGTTCTCTTCCTCTGAAAGGCGACCTTTCTCTCCTCTTGCTATGCAGTAAAGGCAGTTGCTCTGAATGTTGTTGGCTAAAAGCAGCTTGGTTGAGAGAGCCATGTAGCTCTTAGAAACTAGCTTCTCATGTTCTGTTTGACTTTTGTCACTAACACTGTTATGAAGAGTGTAAAGGGGCTTTTGAACACGTTCTGTTTCTGTATGGACATTTTCTTTTGATTCTTACTGACATTTTTAACCAATGATCCTTTGAGTTGCTTGTTTAATGCTACTTTAATGGATACTTTGTGCTGTTATATGCTATTGTACAAACGTTAATATTCCTGTCTTTGTTTTTCACCTCTCAGATGTCATTGAAGACACTCGGTGATGATCTTTGTggctttattttagaaaatatgagAGATTTGATGTCTGGGTGATTCACTGGGTTTAACTGGATGCTGTTATGCATAGACTCAAGAAATGACatttcaaagaataataaaggtgaaaaacaaatgtttattaattGTTTACTATTAAACTGTGTTCTTATAACTTAAAAGTGTACCCACTGAAAATTTGTCACTTAAATTCTATTCAATTATCGTCACCCttttgaaaagtttacatttaataatgaggACAAGAATTGCACAGGTTTGTGATAGGCTACTAAATGTCTAAAACAATCAAACCACTGTTACAACCCACTAAAAACATAGATAAATGCTTTTCAGAAGCAAATGAGTGGCTCACCTTGCTCCTTAGGGTAATAAAGCTTTAGCTTTAACACTAAAGAAAAAATCATATTACATATTGATATCAGTGTTTCACTTGGGTCTTGAATTTTCAGTACTTCAGTAATCACAAAAAATTAGTTAACACATTCCgggcatatatttttttttaccataaattaCTTTTGCTTATGAGTAAAGTACTTCGGGTCATTGTCGCACAAACTATTATTATCTAGAACTTAATTAAAGGTTTATAGGTCTCAAACTATTTTAGTGTAGATATATGATTTTGAAGTTGACAGCTAACTGTAGGCTACTAAGGGGAGTTTTTGACCAAAGGAAAATTGGGTTTGATCAAGCCAAACCGCAACAGATTGGGTCCTGAAAACGTCTTATTGAAATTAAACAGTCGACCCACCTAAAAGTCATTGTATAGTATGAACACAACATGGGGTAAGAGGCAAAACAAATAATGGATCCAGGACTGCAGTTAAAAGGAGTTTAGACCGCTGACTTGAAAGCAAGCAAGAGGTCCACTCTACTTCCAGTTTTCCAGCTCATGTGGGCTGGCTGTGGTTTCTGCCCTGTTGATCTGTTCTAGCGCACGCATGTGTGCCAATGTGTACCACACTTTGGAGGTGGTTGTTTTTGTTCCTTGTCTGCTCTAGATTCTGTAGACTGGGAAATGTgttccagtgttaagtttccacagtctgtcaTGATTTAGggtcaatgtcatctgctggtgttgggccattgtgtttttaaaaaaataaataaagtcactgcacctgattatcaagaaattttggagaactccatgcttccttctgctgaccagctttttgtagattgatttcattttccagcaggatttggcacccgcccacactgccaaaagttggttaaatgaccatggagtTGGTGTGCttgagagaatctatgggctattgtcaagaggaaaacgAGAACCAAAACATGCAGATGAAACGAgaaccaaaaaatgcagatgagctgaaggccactgtcaaagaaacctctgctttcataccacctcagcagtgccacaaactgatcacctccatgtcacgCCGAATTGAGGGAGTAATTAAAggaaaaggagcccctaccaagtattgagtacatgtacattaaatgaacatgtgaacatatgaacatttcgtaaaaataaaacaaattgagaaaataaacactttttaagGCTAGTCTatgcagttttcatttcattAGTGCTCTTACTCACTAACTAGAATTGTGTTCTCACattcatgagggtgagtaaatgatgacaagaaTGTTCATTTTCTGGCTGAACTGTCCCATTTATCTCCGAGACATAAGTGAGCATTTATTCCAGTGCACCACAGTGTCAATTGAAGCAAGTTCACAATAACCATTTTTTTACAGACTGATTTAGATTGCTCCTTATAAATGAAAGCAAGAAGGAACAGAAGAAATGAGAGAAAAACAGCAAGTATGTCCCAAACAGAGCTGGAGAGAGCAAAACCAGCTAAACCTTGACTGATGAGGAAACAAGAGTCTAATAGAagtgagagagtgagggagagggTGAAGAGAGGAAGCATCTTGTCCAGCATATGTCTAGAGATGAATGAAAAATCCCTACGTTCAGTGGGCGCTCCAGGGGCCGGATGTTTCCTCACCACCATTTGCACATGTCAAGTCACTAGGTTCATTCTTAATCACGTCTCACCTTTACCAGGATTTAAATGTCACTTCTGTGTCTGCCAGATTAATGTGAGACCAAATTAAACTAAAGGCTGCAGAAATCGCCCTTAAACTCAAACAAGATTCTGATAATCTTATGTTATTAAATTCTACTAGGAAAATCATGGATCAATTGGATTTTGATAAAAACATTGTActtaaaaggaataaaatgaaTGTTGCACTGTGCAATAGAAGACCTTTATCATATTGCTTTCTCGAATCTGCAATTTTTCATGCTGGTTTCATGTGTTTCCATCTTTTTTTGTGGAATTCCAGTCATACTTTTCCAGAGATTATTCTGCAACTGCATGGATAGACTCTTTGCTGGACTTCACCATGatgtgcagtaaaaaaaaaaaaaacataagtatgTCCTCTTAATGTATGTAAACAACAGTAAACCAACTCCAccatcacgggaagaaggaggcgggaaccgacgGACATTTAAATGAGactttaagaataaaataaacacaaaacagcgtgacAGCCCCTCGTGGACGACTGCCGTGcatatatgaaaacaaaacacaaaataaagcccaggcctgatCCTCTCTAGTCCTTCACCATCGTCGCTCCTCTGTTGTATCCTTcagatctcctccgtgggacgcgAGACCGGTGAGTAAAGCAGGTGTCGCtaatttccaaatcactccagcGGCCTCATTATTTAAACAAGATGAAAAGTAAAATCACAATATGGCTGTTATCCATATTCCTCCATATCTAATGTCAAGGGAAAAATCCTATATTTAAACACTGTGCATATTTACTTGGCACCTCATTCAGTTCTGTCCCTTCTCAACAATTTTCCGGATCTCATCTGCTGTTTTTCGTTGCTTCATTTCATACAGCGTATTGATGAGAGCTGGGTAGGCTCCACATAAACCTTGTCTCTCGTACCAAGCATGCAGAAGTGCGTATTTCTGTTCTTTCACATCATTTTTGTTGTTAAGCTCATGCTCCTCCATTTCAGCTTTCCTCATGCCACTGTGCCTGGCAATATGTTTCACCGTTTTCCAGTCCAGA
Protein-coding regions in this window:
- the LOC113082375 gene encoding pantothenate kinase 1-like isoform X1, which produces MDKADSMMDQKGTAPCCTNGMHKPLRRQLSNGSCSPFSPTEDNHHHLHHDPQTNGSPAKRCRLRRRMESAKKNRPPFPWFGMDIGGTLVKLVYFEPKDITEEEELEEVENLKSIRRYLTSNTAYGKTGVRDVHLELHNLTICGRTGNLHFIRFPTAAMHRFIQMGRDKHFSSLHTTLCATGGGAYKFENDFRTMADLELLKLDELDCLIQGLLYIDSVGFNDHPECYYFENPSDTQNCIKEPCCLDNLFPMLLVNIGSGVSILAVYTKDNYKRVTGTSLGGGTFLGLCCLLTGCETFEEALEMASKGDSTNVDKLVKDIYGGDYQRFGLQGSAVASSFGHMMSKEKRDSISKEDLARATLVTITNNIGSIARMCAVNEKIERVVFVGNFLRINTVSTKLLAYAMDFWSKGQLRALFLEHEGYFGAVGAFLDLLKSADDT
- the LOC113082375 gene encoding pantothenate kinase 1-like isoform X2 is translated as MKLRRCSRKPAFPWFGMDIGGTLVKLVYFEPKDITEEEELEEVENLKSIRRYLTSNTAYGKTGVRDVHLELHNLTICGRTGNLHFIRFPTAAMHRFIQMGRDKHFSSLHTTLCATGGGAYKFENDFRTMADLELLKLDELDCLIQGLLYIDSVGFNDHPECYYFENPSDTQNCIKEPCCLDNLFPMLLVNIGSGVSILAVYTKDNYKRVTGTSLGGGTFLGLCCLLTGCETFEEALEMASKGDSTNVDKLVKDIYGGDYQRFGLQGSAVASSFGHMMSKEKRDSISKEDLARATLVTITNNIGSIARMCAVNEKIERVVFVGNFLRINTVSTKLLAYAMDFWSKGQLRALFLEHEGYFGAVGAFLDLLKSADDT